In Mixta intestinalis, the following are encoded in one genomic region:
- the asnS gene encoding asparagine--tRNA ligase, producing the protein MSVVPVADVLLGQVAVGSDVTVRGWVRTRRDSKAGISFVAVYDGSCFNPVQAVVNNSLPNYQSEVLRLTTGCSVIVTGKVVESPGQGQSFEIQATAIEVVGWVEDPDTYPMAAKRHSIEYLREVAHLRPRTNLIGAVARVRHTLAQALHRFFHENGYFWVSTPLITASDTEGAGEMFRVSTLDLENLPRDAQGKVDFNEDFFGREAFLTVSGQLNGETYACALSKIYTFGPTFRAENSNTSRHLAEFWMLEPEIAFASLDDAADLAEAMLKYVFKAVLEERADDMAFFAERVDKEAISRLEKFVTADFAQVNYTDAIDILLASGQSFENPVKWGIDLSSEHERYLAEKHFKAPVVVKNYPKDIKAFYMRLNDDGKTVAAMDVLAPGIGEIIGGSQREERLEVLDQRLNEMGLNKEDYWWYRDLRRYGTVPHSGFGLGFERLIAYVTGVQNVRDVIPFPRTPRNASF; encoded by the coding sequence ATGAGCGTAGTGCCTGTAGCGGACGTACTGCTCGGCCAGGTTGCGGTAGGCAGCGATGTCACCGTGCGCGGTTGGGTGCGTACCCGAAGAGATTCAAAAGCCGGTATTTCCTTTGTCGCCGTGTATGACGGCTCCTGCTTTAATCCCGTTCAGGCTGTCGTCAATAATTCTCTGCCTAATTACCAGAGCGAAGTGCTGCGTTTAACTACCGGTTGTTCCGTTATTGTGACGGGCAAAGTGGTTGAATCTCCGGGCCAGGGACAGAGTTTTGAGATTCAGGCGACTGCAATTGAAGTGGTAGGCTGGGTGGAAGATCCCGATACTTACCCGATGGCGGCGAAACGTCACAGCATCGAATATCTGCGTGAAGTTGCGCATCTGCGCCCGCGTACCAACCTGATCGGCGCTGTTGCGCGCGTTCGCCATACGTTGGCCCAGGCGCTGCACCGCTTTTTCCATGAAAACGGCTACTTCTGGGTTTCTACTCCACTGATCACCGCGTCCGATACCGAAGGCGCTGGCGAAATGTTCCGCGTATCCACGCTGGATTTGGAAAACCTGCCGCGTGATGCACAGGGCAAAGTCGATTTTAATGAAGATTTTTTCGGCAGAGAAGCGTTCCTGACGGTATCTGGTCAGCTTAATGGCGAAACCTACGCATGCGCCCTGTCAAAAATTTATACCTTCGGCCCGACTTTCCGCGCTGAAAACTCCAATACCAGTCGCCACCTGGCTGAATTCTGGATGCTGGAGCCAGAAATTGCTTTTGCTTCGCTGGATGATGCGGCTGATCTGGCGGAAGCGATGCTGAAATATGTCTTTAAGGCTGTGCTGGAAGAACGCGCGGACGATATGGCGTTCTTTGCTGAACGCGTAGACAAAGAAGCGATCTCTCGCCTGGAAAAATTTGTTACGGCCGATTTTGCGCAAGTTAATTATACCGACGCGATTGATATCCTGCTCGCCAGCGGTCAGAGCTTCGAAAATCCGGTTAAATGGGGCATCGATCTCTCTTCCGAACATGAACGCTACCTGGCGGAGAAACATTTCAAAGCACCGGTGGTGGTCAAAAACTATCCGAAAGATATTAAAGCGTTTTACATGCGTCTTAATGACGACGGTAAAACCGTGGCCGCGATGGATGTTCTCGCGCCAGGCATCGGCGAGATTATCGGCGGATCGCAGCGTGAAGAACGTCTTGAAGTACTGGATCAGCGCCTGAATGAAATGGGCCTGAATAAAGAAGATTATTGGTGGTATCGTGACCTGCGCCGTTACGGCACCGTACCGCATTCCGGTTTCGGCTTAGGGTTTGAACGTTTAATCGCCTATGTTACCGGCGTACAGAATGTCAGGGACGTTATTCCCTTCCCACGCACGCCTCGCAACGCCAGTTTCTAA
- the ompF gene encoding porin OmpF: protein MMKRNILAVVIPALLAAGAANAAEIYNKNGNKLDLYGKAVGLHYFSDNDGYASDGDKSYVRFGFKGETQINDQLTGYGQWEYNVQANRSEGGNDVQEGNKTRLGFAGLKFANYGSFDYGRNYGVVYDAMGWTDMLPEFGGDSAYSDNFFVGRSNGLATYRNTDFFGLVEGWNFALQYQGKNDDGVNANSRGIQQANGDGYAISTTYTSPIGLGFAAGYGSGDRTNGQQNSYFGNGGERAEQWAAAVKYDANNIYLAAMYSETRNATYIEDKTTGNLTSGNVGFANKTQQLELVAQYQFDFGLRPSVAYVQSKAKDVEGIGDVDLVKYFEVGATYYFNKNMSTYVDYIINQIDDNNRLGLGSGDTVALGLVYQF from the coding sequence ATGATGAAGCGCAATATTCTGGCAGTGGTTATCCCCGCTCTGTTAGCTGCCGGAGCAGCAAATGCGGCCGAAATCTATAATAAAAACGGCAACAAACTGGACCTGTACGGCAAAGCTGTAGGTCTGCATTATTTCTCTGATAACGACGGCTACGCCAGCGATGGCGATAAAAGCTATGTTCGTTTCGGTTTTAAAGGCGAAACGCAGATTAACGACCAGCTGACCGGTTATGGTCAGTGGGAATACAACGTACAGGCTAACCGTTCTGAAGGCGGCAACGACGTTCAGGAAGGCAACAAAACCCGTCTGGGTTTTGCTGGTCTGAAATTCGCTAACTACGGCTCATTCGACTACGGTCGTAACTATGGCGTCGTTTACGATGCAATGGGCTGGACCGATATGCTGCCGGAATTCGGTGGTGATTCCGCTTACTCAGACAACTTCTTCGTAGGCCGCAGCAATGGCCTGGCAACCTACCGTAATACCGATTTCTTCGGCCTGGTTGAAGGCTGGAACTTCGCTTTACAGTATCAGGGTAAAAACGACGATGGCGTAAACGCTAACAGCCGCGGTATTCAGCAGGCTAACGGCGACGGCTACGCAATCTCTACCACCTATACCTCACCGATCGGCCTCGGCTTCGCCGCTGGCTACGGTTCTGGCGACCGTACCAACGGCCAGCAGAACTCTTACTTCGGTAACGGCGGTGAGCGTGCTGAGCAGTGGGCTGCTGCGGTGAAATATGACGCCAACAACATCTACCTGGCGGCAATGTATAGCGAAACCCGTAACGCAACCTACATTGAAGACAAAACCACCGGTAACCTGACCTCCGGTAACGTTGGCTTCGCGAACAAAACCCAGCAGCTGGAACTGGTTGCACAGTATCAGTTCGACTTCGGCCTGCGTCCGTCCGTGGCATACGTTCAGTCCAAAGCGAAAGATGTTGAAGGCATCGGCGATGTGGATCTGGTCAAATATTTTGAAGTGGGCGCAACCTACTACTTCAACAAAAACATGTCCACCTACGTTGACTACATCATCAACCAGATTGATGACAACAACCGTCTGGGCCTCGGCTCTGGCGACACCGTTGCACTGGGTCTGGTTTACCAGTTCTAA
- the pepN gene encoding aminopeptidase N has protein sequence MTQQPQVKYRHDYRAPDYTITDIDLTFNLDASTTRVTAVSKVKRLGDSQAALRLDGGDLTLVSLLVDERPWPDYQQEEGALVLNNLPENFTLTIVNDIHPDANTALEGLYQSGDGLCTQCEAEGFRHITWYLDRPDVLARFTTTLIADRARYPFLLSNGNRIDAGEMDDGRHWIKWQDPFPKPCYLFALVAGDFDVLRDSFTTRSGRDVALEIYVDRGNLDRADWAMTSLKNSMKWDEERFGLEYDLDIFMIVAVDFFNMGAMENKGLNIFNSKYVLAKAETATDKDYLGIEAVIGHEYFHNWTGNRVTCRDWFQLSLKEGLTVFRDQEFSSDLGSRAVNRIDNVRVMRGAQFAEDASPMAHPIRPDRVIEMNNFYTLTVYEKGSEVIRMMHTLLGEENFQKGMQLYFQRHDGSAATCDDFVQAMEDASHIDLTQFRRWYSQSGTPVLTVRDDYNPELEQYTLHVTQATPPTADQHEKLPLHIPLDIELYDDKGEPIALQHNGEPVHHVLNVTEEFQTFIFDNVPQQPVPSLLREFSAPVKLDYSWSDAQLTFLMRHARNDFSRWDAAQSLLATHIKLNVARYQQGQPLSLPLHVADAFRAVLLDEHSDPALMALILTLPNENEIAALFDIIDPEANAAVRDALMRTLAVELADEWLAVYRAYQTPEYRVEHSDIGKRALKNVCLSYLALGDAKQANSLVQAQYQQANNMTDALAALTAAVMAQLDCRDEMLREWDDRWHQDGLVMDKWFTLQATSPAPDVLMRVRELLQHRSFSMSNPNRIRSLIGAFASANPAAFHAKDGSGYRFLVEMLTDLNRRNPQVAARMIEPLIRLKRYDADRQRMMREALEELQGLEKLSGDLYEKISKALSA, from the coding sequence ATGACGCAACAGCCACAAGTGAAGTACCGCCATGACTACCGTGCGCCAGATTACACCATTACCGATATCGATCTGACCTTTAACCTCGACGCCAGCACGACGCGGGTAACGGCGGTCAGTAAAGTAAAACGTCTCGGTGACAGTCAGGCCGCGCTGCGTCTCGATGGCGGCGATTTAACGCTGGTTTCGCTGCTGGTGGATGAGCGTCCGTGGCCGGATTATCAGCAGGAAGAGGGGGCGCTGGTTCTTAACAACCTGCCGGAAAACTTTACGCTGACTATCGTCAATGATATTCATCCCGACGCCAATACCGCCCTGGAAGGCCTTTATCAGTCCGGCGACGGTCTCTGCACCCAGTGCGAGGCTGAAGGCTTTCGTCATATTACCTGGTATCTGGATCGCCCCGACGTGCTGGCCCGCTTTACCACCACGCTGATTGCCGATCGCGCACGCTATCCGTTCCTGCTCTCTAACGGCAACCGCATCGATGCCGGAGAGATGGACGATGGACGTCACTGGATCAAGTGGCAGGATCCGTTCCCGAAACCCTGTTACCTGTTTGCGCTGGTGGCCGGTGATTTCGACGTGCTGCGCGACAGCTTTACCACCCGCTCCGGCCGTGATGTGGCGCTGGAAATCTATGTCGATCGCGGTAACCTCGATCGTGCCGACTGGGCGATGACCTCACTAAAAAACAGTATGAAGTGGGACGAGGAGCGCTTCGGGCTGGAATACGATCTCGACATCTTTATGATCGTCGCGGTGGATTTCTTCAATATGGGCGCGATGGAGAATAAAGGTTTAAATATCTTTAACTCTAAATATGTGCTGGCGAAGGCGGAAACCGCCACCGATAAAGATTATCTCGGCATTGAAGCGGTTATTGGTCACGAATATTTCCATAACTGGACCGGCAACCGTGTAACCTGCCGTGACTGGTTCCAGCTCAGCCTGAAAGAAGGGCTGACGGTATTCCGCGATCAGGAGTTCAGCTCCGATCTCGGCTCGCGTGCGGTTAACCGCATCGATAATGTGCGCGTGATGCGTGGCGCGCAGTTTGCGGAAGATGCCAGCCCGATGGCGCACCCGATCCGTCCCGATCGCGTCATCGAGATGAATAACTTTTATACCCTGACGGTGTATGAGAAGGGATCGGAAGTGATCCGCATGATGCATACGCTGCTGGGTGAAGAAAACTTCCAGAAGGGGATGCAGCTTTATTTCCAGCGTCATGACGGCAGCGCCGCCACCTGCGACGATTTTGTGCAGGCGATGGAAGATGCTTCCCATATCGATTTAACTCAGTTCCGCCGTTGGTACAGCCAGTCGGGTACGCCGGTGCTGACCGTACGCGATGACTATAACCCGGAGCTGGAGCAGTATACGCTGCACGTTACCCAGGCTACGCCGCCGACTGCCGATCAACATGAAAAGCTGCCGCTGCATATTCCGCTTGATATCGAGCTCTATGATGATAAAGGCGAACCGATTGCGTTACAGCATAACGGCGAGCCGGTGCATCATGTGCTGAACGTGACCGAAGAGTTCCAGACCTTTATCTTCGATAATGTGCCTCAACAGCCGGTGCCGTCGCTGCTGCGCGAGTTTTCAGCGCCGGTTAAGCTCGATTACAGCTGGAGTGACGCGCAGCTGACGTTCCTGATGCGTCATGCGCGCAACGATTTCTCGCGCTGGGATGCGGCGCAAAGCCTGCTGGCTACCCACATTAAACTCAACGTGGCGCGCTATCAGCAGGGACAACCGCTGTCGCTGCCGCTGCATGTGGCCGATGCGTTCCGTGCGGTGCTGCTGGATGAGCACAGCGATCCGGCGCTGATGGCGCTGATCCTGACCCTACCGAATGAAAATGAGATTGCCGCCCTGTTTGATATTATCGATCCGGAAGCCAACGCCGCCGTGCGTGACGCACTAATGCGTACCCTGGCCGTGGAATTGGCTGACGAGTGGCTGGCGGTTTATCGCGCTTATCAGACGCCGGAGTACCGCGTTGAGCATAGCGACATTGGCAAACGCGCCCTGAAAAATGTTTGTCTGAGCTATCTGGCGCTGGGCGATGCGAAACAGGCCAACAGCCTGGTGCAGGCACAATATCAGCAGGCGAATAATATGACCGATGCGCTGGCAGCGCTGACGGCAGCGGTCATGGCGCAGCTGGATTGTCGCGATGAAATGCTGCGCGAATGGGATGATCGCTGGCATCAGGATGGTTTGGTGATGGACAAATGGTTTACGTTACAGGCCACCAGCCCGGCACCGGACGTGCTAATGCGCGTACGCGAACTGCTGCAGCATCGCTCTTTCAGCATGAGCAACCCGAACCGTATCCGTTCATTAATTGGCGCTTTCGCCTCAGCTAACCCGGCGGCTTTCCATGCGAAAGATGGCAGCGGTTACCGTTTCCTGGTAGAGATGCTGACCGATCTTAACCGTCGTAACCCGCAGGTTGCTGCACGGATGATCGAGCCGCTGATCCGCCTGAAACGTTATGATGCGGATCGCCAGCGGATGATGCGCGAGGCGCTGGAAGAGTTACAGGGGCTGGAGAAACTTTCCGGCGATCTGTATGAAAAAATTAGCAAAGCGTTAAGCGCCTGA
- a CDS encoding MBL fold metallo-hydrolase, whose amino-acid sequence MDYLIIPVTAFAQNCSLIWCNETREAALIDPGGDAERIKQQVETQNVQVKAVLLTHGHLDHVGAAVELAAHYGVSIVGPQKQDAFWLDALPVQSQMFGLTECAPFTPDRWLEEGETVQVGQSTLEVLHCPGHTPGHIVFFHRAGRLLFSGDVIFNGGVGRTDFPQGNHEALIDAIKNKLLPLGDNVTFIPGHGPVSTLGRERISNPFLN is encoded by the coding sequence CCCGTAACGGCCTTCGCGCAAAACTGTTCGTTAATCTGGTGTAATGAAACACGTGAGGCGGCGTTAATCGATCCTGGCGGCGATGCGGAGCGGATTAAACAGCAGGTTGAGACGCAAAATGTGCAGGTTAAGGCCGTGCTGCTGACGCATGGTCATCTTGATCATGTTGGTGCGGCGGTAGAACTGGCAGCGCATTATGGCGTATCGATTGTTGGTCCGCAAAAGCAGGATGCGTTCTGGCTGGATGCATTACCGGTGCAGAGTCAGATGTTTGGGTTAACTGAATGCGCGCCCTTTACGCCCGATCGCTGGCTGGAAGAAGGGGAGACCGTACAGGTAGGTCAGTCTACGCTGGAAGTGCTGCATTGCCCCGGACATACACCGGGCCATATCGTTTTCTTTCATCGGGCCGGACGCCTGCTATTTTCAGGCGACGTTATTTTTAACGGGGGCGTTGGGCGTACGGATTTCCCTCAGGGAAACCATGAAGCACTGATTGACGCCATTAAAAATAAACTGTTGCCGCTCGGTGATAACGTTACTTTTATTCCAGGCCACGGTCCGGTATCTACGCTGGGACGCGAGCGCATCAGTAATCCATTTTTAAACTGA
- the pncB gene encoding nicotinate phosphoribosyltransferase — MLKRTMTRYASPILTTMLDTDAYKLHMQQAVFHRYHNVTVTAEFRCRGDDLLGIYADEIRAEIAHMQHLALSAEEYAYLASRPFFKQDYLDWLKTFRYNPEQVRVRNHGGKLDIRISGPWREVIMWEVPLLALISEVVHRHRSPQATPAMAVERLLEKISDFRERTQDVDLTRFSLMDFGTRRRFSRDVQFAIVSTLKSDFPWLVGSSNYDIARQLSITPVGTQAHEWFQAHQQISPVLANSQRAALQAWLDEYDDKLGIALTDCITMDAFLRDFGPGFASRYQGLRHDSGDPVEWGEKALAHYRKLEIDPHSKTLVFSDNLDFNKAIDLYRHFGQRTNVVFGIGTRLTCDIPQVKPLNIVIKLVECNGKPVAKLSDSPGKTICQDKAFVRALRKAFDLPLVKKAS; from the coding sequence ATGCTGAAACGCACCATGACACGATACGCTTCCCCGATTTTGACCACGATGCTTGATACCGATGCTTATAAGCTGCATATGCAACAGGCTGTTTTTCATCGCTATCACAACGTGACCGTTACCGCAGAGTTCCGTTGCCGGGGCGACGATCTGTTAGGTATCTACGCCGATGAGATTCGCGCTGAGATTGCCCATATGCAGCATCTGGCGCTGAGTGCAGAGGAATACGCTTATCTGGCGAGCCGTCCTTTCTTTAAGCAGGACTATCTCGACTGGCTGAAAACGTTTCGTTATAACCCTGAACAGGTGCGGGTTCGCAATCACGGCGGCAAACTGGATATCCGTATCAGCGGCCCATGGCGTGAAGTAATCATGTGGGAAGTTCCACTGCTGGCGTTGATCAGTGAAGTGGTTCACCGTCACCGTTCACCACAGGCGACGCCGGCAATGGCGGTTGAACGCCTGCTGGAGAAAATCAGCGATTTCAGGGAGCGCACGCAGGATGTCGATCTTACCCGCTTCAGCCTGATGGATTTCGGTACCCGCCGTCGCTTTTCCCGCGACGTACAGTTTGCCATCGTCAGCACGCTGAAAAGCGATTTCCCCTGGCTGGTAGGATCGAGTAATTACGATATCGCCCGTCAGCTCAGTATTACGCCGGTCGGCACTCAGGCGCATGAATGGTTTCAGGCGCATCAGCAAATTAGTCCGGTGCTGGCAAACAGCCAACGCGCAGCGCTACAGGCCTGGCTGGATGAATATGACGATAAACTCGGCATCGCTCTGACCGACTGCATCACAATGGATGCTTTTCTGCGCGATTTCGGCCCCGGTTTTGCCAGTCGTTATCAGGGGCTGCGTCACGACTCCGGCGATCCGGTCGAATGGGGAGAAAAGGCGCTGGCGCACTACCGAAAGCTGGAGATCGATCCGCACAGCAAAACGCTGGTCTTCTCCGACAATCTTGATTTCAACAAAGCCATCGACCTTTATCGCCACTTCGGTCAACGTACCAACGTTGTTTTTGGCATCGGCACACGTTTAACGTGCGATATTCCACAGGTTAAGCCGCTGAATATTGTGATTAAGCTGGTGGAGTGCAACGGAAAACCGGTCGCCAAGCTTTCTGACAGTCCGGGAAAAACCATTTGTCAGGATAAAGCCTTCGTGCGCGCCCTGCGTAAAGCCTTCGATTTGCCCCTGGTAAAAAAAGCCAGCTAA
- a CDS encoding amino acid aminotransferase, whose amino-acid sequence MFENISAAPADPILGLADLFRADDRPNKINLGIGVYKDETGQTPVLTSVKKAEQYLLENETTKNYLSIDGLADFARCTQVLLFGHDNAIISEKRARTAQTPGGTGALRVAADFLATQTTAKRVWISNPSWPNHKNVFSAAGLEVCEYHYYDAENHQLDFDAMLVSLRGAKAGDVVLFHGCCHNPTGIDPTAEQWAQLAELSKASGWLPLFDFAYQGFARGLEEDAEGLRIFAASHGELLIASSYSKNFGLYNERVGAFTLVAADSVVADTAFSQVKYTIRANYSNPPAHGAAVVATILSNDTLRAIWEQELTDMRQRIQRMRQLFVNTLQEKGANRDFSFIIRQNGMFSFSGLNKDQVVRLREEFGIYAVNSGRINVAGMTPDNMAALCEAIVTVL is encoded by the coding sequence ATGTTTGAAAATATTAGTGCTGCACCCGCCGATCCTATCCTCGGCCTAGCCGATCTTTTCCGCGCTGACGATCGCCCGAATAAAATTAATCTTGGTATTGGCGTCTATAAAGATGAAACCGGACAGACGCCGGTGCTGACCAGCGTGAAAAAGGCTGAACAGTATCTGCTGGAAAATGAAACCACTAAAAACTATCTCAGCATTGATGGCCTGGCCGATTTTGCCCGCTGTACTCAGGTTCTGCTGTTTGGTCACGACAACGCCATTATTAGCGAAAAACGTGCCCGCACGGCACAAACGCCTGGCGGAACGGGCGCACTGCGCGTAGCCGCTGACTTCCTGGCGACGCAAACTACGGCAAAGCGTGTCTGGATTAGCAATCCCAGCTGGCCGAACCACAAAAACGTTTTTAGCGCAGCGGGCCTGGAGGTTTGTGAATATCACTATTATGACGCTGAAAACCATCAGCTCGATTTCGACGCCATGCTGGTCAGCCTGCGCGGCGCTAAAGCAGGCGACGTAGTGCTGTTCCACGGCTGCTGCCATAACCCAACCGGCATCGATCCCACTGCCGAACAGTGGGCGCAGCTGGCCGAGCTGTCGAAGGCAAGTGGCTGGCTGCCGCTGTTCGATTTTGCCTATCAGGGTTTCGCTCGTGGTCTGGAAGAGGATGCTGAAGGGCTGCGTATTTTCGCTGCCAGTCATGGCGAGTTACTTATTGCCAGCTCCTACTCAAAAAACTTTGGCCTGTACAACGAGCGTGTAGGCGCTTTTACCCTGGTCGCAGCCGATAGTGTCGTCGCCGATACCGCGTTCAGCCAGGTAAAATATACTATTCGCGCCAACTACTCTAACCCACCGGCACACGGCGCTGCTGTGGTCGCCACTATCCTGAGCAATGATACGCTGCGCGCTATCTGGGAGCAGGAGCTGACCGATATGCGCCAGCGAATTCAGCGCATGCGTCAGTTGTTCGTTAATACCCTGCAAGAAAAAGGTGCCAATCGCGATTTCAGCTTTATTATTCGCCAAAACGGTATGTTTTCATTCAGCGGGCTGAATAAAGATCAGGTTGTTCGCCTGCGTGAGGAATTTGGTATTTACGCGGTTAATTCAGGACGTATTAACGTGGCGGGTATGACACCGGACAACATGGCCGCACTCTGCGAAGCCATCGTAACGGTTTTATAA